In Corvus moneduloides isolate bCorMon1 chromosome 3, bCorMon1.pri, whole genome shotgun sequence, one DNA window encodes the following:
- the TBCC gene encoding tubulin-specific chaperone C, with protein MAAPGEAASAAVAAPSQPEVAAGLAASAVVLPERLQRREAERQQGVERQRQKKEAQVVKEEQSEFFLAAFAREREAVEALLAAGTLEEAAARLQALQKLLTGSVRFLAPYEVRQGQETVARLQGDLAARRQQLQPKKKFAFRALKKEAAPGSAPRPTEPAPPAPASPGPGLAEGESGGPPLCGFSGAQDEELELGPAELLQRDVLLSELRGCRVRLRGNPNTLRVRDCRGCTVLCGPVSTSVLVDGCSDCLLAVACQQLRTHRTRDCRVYVQVTSRAVIEACTQVSFAPYSWRYPGIEGDFESSGLDRNNNNWNLVDDFDWLATDKPSPNWSLIPDQERITCWD; from the coding sequence ATGGCGGCGCCGGGAGAGGCAGCTTCAGCGGCCGTGGCGGCTCCCTCACAGCCTGAGGTGGCCGCGGGCTTGGCCGCCTCCGCTGTGGTGCTGCCGGAGCGGCTGCAGCGGCGGGAAGCGGAGCGGCAGCAGGGCGTGGAGCGGCAGCGGCAGAAGAAGGAGGCGCAGGTAgtgaaggaggagcagagcgAGTTCTTCCTGGCTGCCTTCGCCCGGGAGCGGGAGGCCGTGGAGGCACTGCTGGCGGCGGGGACGCTGGAGGAGGCGGCCGCCCGCCTGCAGGCgctgcagaagctgctgacGGGCAGCGTGCGGTTCCTGGCGCCCTACGAGGTGCGGCAGGGGCAGGAGACCGTGgcgcggctgcagggggacctggcggcgcggcggcagcagctgcagcccaagaAGAAATTCGCCTTCCGCGCTCTCAAGAAAGAAGCGGCCCCGGGCAGCGCCCCGCGCCCCACCGAGCCCGCCCCACCGGCCCCCGCCTCGCCCGGCCCCGGTCTCGCCGAGGGCGAATCGGGCGGGCCGCCGCTATGCGGGTTCAGCGGCGCCCAGGACGAGGAGCTGGAGCTCGGCCCCGCGGAGCTGCTGCAGCGGGACGTGCTGCTGTCGGAGCTGCGCGGCTGCCGGGTGCGGCTCCGCGGCAACCCCAACACACTGCGGGTGCGCGACTGCCGCGGCTGCACCGTGCTCTGCGGGCCCGTGTCCACCTCCGTGCTGGTGGACGGCTGCAGCGACTGCCTGCTGGCGGTGGCCTGCCAGCAGCTCCGCACCCACCGCACCCGCGACTGCCGGGTCTACGTGCAGGTGACCAGCCGGGCCGTAATCGAGGCCTGCACTCAGGTCTCCTTCGCGCCCTACTCCTGGAGGTACCCTGGCATCGAGGGGGATTTCGAGTCGTCTGGGCTGGACAGAAACAATAACAACTGGAACCTGGTGGATGACTTTGACTGGCTGGCGACTGACAAGCCTTCGCCCAATTGGAGTCTGATCCCCGACCAGGAAAGAATCACTTGCTGGGACTGA